A DNA window from Streptomyces asoensis contains the following coding sequences:
- the pglW gene encoding BREX system serine/threonine kinase PglW has translation MLEDRWTMVTESEYEHERRGLEAIRRRLPDEEPWRAWTNFMFTANSGHVREVDLLVVAPAGVFLVELKDWHGSVHGGGNDWVQTTPSGTSRRHGNPLHLANRKAKELSGLINGVSGRPAHRTKIWVGEAVCFTDDKLQVNLPAADMNGVFTVKQLVEMLAVPPGDARYQITAEASRFVDAALKKLRIAPIRRQYEVGSYLLEAKAFDSGPSWADYLGRHSQLHDLARVRVFLSERGASDDERRSVERAAAREASVLSRFRHPGAVQLKNYLPSGHPAGPAILFDYHPETLRLDDYLVQHGEGLDLQGRLALVRQLAETVRSAHSRRVHHRTLSAHAVHVIPRDRGPIGRELGEEQRWLRPWTQIADWQIATGQSSSRGRPLTLAPTNVTGFHVAEQADPYLAPELRIPKADPVRLDVYGLGVLTYLLVTGQAPGASQSEVMARLEAGESLRPSALVDGLNPDIDDLVEASTAYEPGRRLSTVDDFLEMLEYVEQAFVEEVPGGGDAAAAAGGDGGSAAGVGEERSEPEKDPLEAVAGDVLAGRWEVVRRLGTGSTARAFLVRDLEGEPRRSGGLPVAVLKVALSEAKHAVLDREAEVLGRIHRDSSIISLYEPQPLTLAGRRVLVLEYVGDSRELKDQDGSASKGPRRREDTVARQLRDNGRLGMDQLEAYGKYLFGAVEHLEAEGIWHRDLKPDNIAIRVRPNGTRQLVLIDFSLAGYPAKEIEAGTEGYLDPFVGVITRGSYDGHAERYALAVTLHEMASNELPRWGDGSVTARQTDAKEWPYPQLAADAFEPAVRDGLVAFFRKALARDVKDRFPDLKPMERAWQRIFLDAQQTTAPSTGHGEKSGRGAKGGTDAVAGSAAQPRIGREDDDVSAEQVRDQQAERADRNTPLSVAGLTVAAQSQLFAMGLNTVGDVLEYSAKKFLTAPGMGSRTREEIQRRQKEWNARLGKAAPAPLSAEARKAAGQELSDLERAVAESVAADGDGADPQVLGGLSLDALAARLVPKPSSGSARSNAKEREAIRLLLRLPDETGTLPGGLAWVRQRDVADAVGLTAGRIPQIVKKARERWYKDAALGLLREQVVELLAERGRVAPVIELADALIARRGTQHVERRNRRALALSLLRAVVERESYDNESPPLFRYFHARMPKGADPVLGLLALDVREDVDGPDTPALPALQEYALNLGMRADRLAALESLPTASTVLTELDAVRRPPGSLGWDERRTAEIAVAASTRAALTPRLEIYPRDLDLVRALRITQAGVVAVQPSVEEERQPGLTVDALHKRVATRFPDLGTDPLAPRELPTGSALVRALKQAGFELKLATRYDKVLRLIPDRPSGDATAGLTSASWGASAARRSAPTQYDADAAVAAAVKAEQRLTHSARQDGFRVLTVPQRRAEDAVRRLAGEPYRARPVSVTALFVAELRGVVGEAARPTWETVLKADAAEPGSRAHQQLRIRTDKAWGRIEPQLREQLAEADGPLLLTDTAVLARYDALDLLGRLSEEARQGGSPLWLLVAQSDPARAPRLAGQSVPYQAGFDEWIVVPDAWVARKHLEPDA, from the coding sequence ATGCTGGAAGACCGGTGGACGATGGTCACCGAGTCCGAGTATGAGCACGAGCGCCGTGGTCTTGAGGCGATCCGCCGGCGTCTGCCGGATGAGGAGCCGTGGCGTGCCTGGACGAACTTCATGTTCACCGCGAACAGCGGGCACGTCCGTGAGGTCGATCTTCTGGTGGTAGCGCCGGCCGGGGTCTTCCTGGTCGAGTTGAAGGACTGGCACGGCTCGGTCCACGGCGGCGGCAACGACTGGGTGCAGACCACGCCCAGCGGGACCAGCCGTCGGCACGGCAACCCGCTGCACCTGGCGAACCGGAAGGCCAAGGAGCTGTCGGGCCTGATCAACGGCGTCTCCGGTCGGCCCGCGCACCGAACGAAGATCTGGGTGGGTGAGGCTGTCTGCTTCACGGACGACAAGCTTCAGGTGAACCTTCCGGCTGCCGACATGAACGGCGTGTTCACGGTCAAGCAGCTGGTGGAGATGCTGGCCGTGCCGCCGGGAGACGCCCGCTACCAGATCACAGCCGAGGCATCCCGCTTTGTCGATGCAGCCCTGAAAAAGCTCCGTATCGCACCGATCCGCCGCCAGTACGAGGTGGGCTCCTACCTCCTGGAGGCGAAGGCGTTCGACTCCGGGCCGTCCTGGGCCGACTATCTGGGACGCCATTCCCAGCTGCACGATCTGGCACGGGTGCGGGTCTTCCTCAGTGAACGTGGTGCCTCCGACGACGAGCGGCGCTCGGTGGAGCGTGCCGCCGCCCGCGAGGCATCGGTACTCAGCCGTTTTCGTCATCCCGGTGCGGTACAGCTGAAGAATTATCTGCCGTCGGGGCATCCCGCTGGACCCGCGATCCTCTTCGACTACCACCCGGAAACGCTGCGCCTGGACGATTACCTGGTCCAGCACGGTGAGGGTCTCGATCTGCAGGGGCGCCTCGCGCTGGTGCGGCAGCTTGCCGAGACGGTGCGCTCCGCGCACTCCCGGCGGGTCCACCACCGCACGCTGTCGGCGCACGCGGTGCATGTGATTCCGCGCGACCGCGGTCCAATCGGGCGGGAGCTCGGCGAGGAGCAGCGCTGGCTGCGTCCGTGGACGCAGATCGCGGATTGGCAGATCGCCACTGGGCAAAGCTCCAGCCGCGGCCGGCCGCTGACCCTGGCTCCGACTAACGTGACGGGGTTCCATGTCGCCGAGCAGGCTGATCCCTATCTGGCTCCGGAGCTGAGGATTCCGAAGGCCGATCCGGTGCGCCTCGATGTGTACGGGCTTGGCGTGCTCACGTATCTACTGGTGACCGGGCAAGCGCCTGGCGCGAGCCAGAGCGAGGTCATGGCACGTCTGGAGGCCGGCGAGAGTCTGCGTCCCAGCGCGCTCGTCGACGGTCTCAATCCGGACATCGACGATCTGGTGGAGGCTTCCACCGCGTACGAACCGGGTCGGCGTCTGTCCACGGTCGACGACTTCCTGGAGATGCTGGAGTACGTCGAGCAGGCATTCGTCGAGGAGGTCCCGGGCGGCGGGGATGCGGCTGCAGCCGCGGGCGGGGACGGCGGTTCAGCCGCAGGCGTGGGCGAGGAAAGATCCGAGCCGGAGAAGGACCCGCTGGAGGCCGTGGCAGGGGACGTACTGGCCGGACGCTGGGAGGTCGTGCGCCGCCTCGGTACAGGCTCGACCGCGCGGGCCTTCCTGGTGCGGGATCTGGAGGGCGAGCCTCGGCGCAGCGGCGGCTTGCCGGTGGCAGTGCTGAAGGTCGCGCTGAGCGAGGCCAAGCATGCTGTCCTGGATCGTGAGGCGGAGGTCCTAGGCCGGATCCACAGGGACTCCAGCATCATTTCGCTGTACGAGCCGCAGCCCCTGACATTGGCTGGGCGCCGGGTCCTGGTCCTGGAGTACGTGGGCGACAGCCGGGAGCTGAAGGACCAGGACGGCAGTGCGAGTAAGGGCCCGCGCCGCAGGGAGGACACCGTTGCCCGCCAGCTGCGGGACAACGGCCGCTTGGGCATGGACCAGCTGGAGGCGTACGGGAAGTACCTCTTCGGTGCTGTGGAGCACTTGGAGGCGGAGGGGATCTGGCACCGGGATCTGAAGCCGGACAACATCGCAATCCGGGTCCGCCCCAACGGCACCCGTCAGCTGGTGCTGATCGACTTCTCGCTCGCCGGGTACCCGGCGAAGGAGATCGAGGCGGGCACCGAGGGCTATCTCGACCCGTTCGTGGGCGTCATCACGCGCGGCTCGTACGACGGGCACGCCGAGCGGTATGCGCTGGCCGTGACGCTGCATGAGATGGCGTCGAACGAGCTGCCCCGCTGGGGTGACGGCTCGGTCACGGCCCGGCAGACGGATGCGAAGGAATGGCCGTACCCGCAGCTGGCGGCAGACGCCTTTGAGCCGGCCGTCCGGGACGGCCTGGTGGCGTTCTTCCGTAAGGCGCTGGCCCGAGATGTGAAGGACCGCTTCCCGGATCTCAAGCCGATGGAGCGTGCCTGGCAGCGGATCTTCCTGGACGCACAGCAGACCACGGCGCCGAGCACCGGTCACGGTGAGAAGTCGGGGCGCGGGGCGAAGGGCGGCACCGACGCGGTTGCGGGGTCGGCGGCGCAGCCGCGGATCGGGCGGGAGGACGACGACGTCTCTGCCGAGCAGGTCCGCGACCAGCAGGCCGAGCGCGCCGACCGGAACACGCCGCTGTCGGTGGCGGGTCTGACGGTCGCAGCGCAGTCGCAGCTGTTCGCGATGGGGCTGAACACCGTCGGGGACGTCTTGGAATACTCGGCGAAGAAGTTCCTCACCGCGCCGGGCATGGGCTCGCGCACCCGGGAGGAGATCCAGCGCCGGCAGAAAGAGTGGAACGCACGCCTGGGCAAGGCGGCTCCCGCGCCGCTCAGCGCGGAGGCCCGCAAGGCGGCGGGCCAGGAGCTCTCCGACCTGGAGCGGGCGGTCGCAGAGTCGGTCGCCGCCGACGGGGACGGCGCCGACCCGCAGGTGCTGGGCGGCCTGAGCCTGGACGCGCTCGCCGCCCGTCTCGTACCGAAGCCATCCAGCGGTAGTGCCCGCTCCAATGCCAAGGAGCGCGAAGCAATCCGGCTGCTGCTGCGGCTGCCCGATGAGACAGGCACGCTGCCCGGGGGCCTGGCCTGGGTCCGGCAGCGGGACGTCGCCGATGCGGTGGGCCTGACCGCGGGCCGGATCCCGCAGATCGTGAAGAAGGCGCGCGAGCGCTGGTACAAGGACGCGGCCCTGGGGCTGCTGCGTGAGCAGGTCGTGGAGCTCCTGGCTGAGCGCGGCCGGGTGGCCCCGGTGATCGAACTCGCCGACGCCCTCATCGCCCGGCGCGGCACCCAGCACGTGGAGCGGCGCAACCGGCGTGCACTCGCCCTGTCGCTGCTGCGTGCGGTGGTCGAACGAGAGAGTTACGACAACGAGTCCCCGCCGCTCTTCCGCTACTTCCACGCCCGCATGCCCAAGGGCGCCGATCCGGTACTCGGCCTGCTCGCCCTGGATGTCCGGGAGGACGTGGACGGCCCGGACACCCCGGCGCTGCCCGCCCTGCAGGAGTACGCGCTGAACCTGGGCATGCGGGCCGACCGGCTCGCGGCGCTTGAGTCCCTGCCGACGGCGAGCACGGTCCTCACCGAGCTGGACGCGGTGCGACGGCCACCGGGCAGCCTGGGCTGGGACGAGCGGCGGACGGCCGAGATCGCTGTCGCCGCCTCCACCCGGGCCGCGCTCACCCCGCGGTTGGAGATCTACCCGCGCGACCTGGACCTGGTGCGTGCGCTGCGGATCACCCAGGCCGGCGTGGTCGCCGTGCAGCCGAGCGTCGAGGAGGAGCGGCAGCCGGGCCTGACGGTGGACGCGCTGCACAAGCGGGTCGCCACCCGCTTCCCCGACCTGGGCACCGATCCGCTGGCTCCGCGCGAGCTGCCCACGGGCAGCGCCCTGGTCCGCGCCCTGAAGCAGGCCGGCTTCGAGCTGAAACTGGCCACCCGCTACGACAAGGTGCTCCGGCTCATCCCCGACCGCCCCTCCGGGGACGCGACTGCCGGGCTGACCTCGGCGAGCTGGGGTGCCTCGGCTGCGCGCCGCTCGGCCCCCACCCAGTACGACGCGGACGCGGCCGTCGCCGCTGCCGTCAAGGCTGAGCAGCGACTTACGCACTCGGCGCGGCAGGACGGCTTCCGGGTCCTGACCGTGCCCCAGCGGCGTGCCGAGGACGCGGTGCGGCGGCTGGCCGGCGAACCATACAGGGCTCGGCCGGTGTCGGTGACCGCACTGTTCGTGGCCGAACTGCGCGGCGTGGTCGGCGAGGCTGCCCGGCCGACCTGGGAGACCGTCCTCAAGGCGGACGCCGCCGAGCCGGGTAGTCGGGCTCACCAACAGCTGCGCATACGCACCGACAAGGCGTGGGGGCGGATCGAGCCGCAGCTGCGGGAGCAGCTAGCGGAGGCCGATGGTCCGCTGTTGCTCACCGACACTGCGGTGCTGGCCCGCTACGACGCGCTCGACCTGCTCGGGCGCCTCTCGGAGGAGGCTCGACAGGGCGGCAGCCCGCTGTGGCTGCTCGTCGCCCAGTCCGATCCGGCACGGGCTCCGCGGTTGGCCGGGCAGAGTGTTCCGTACCAGGCGGGGTTCGACGAGTGGATCGTTGTGCCTGACGCCTGGGTCGCGCGCAAACACCTCGAGCCGGACGCATGA
- the pglX gene encoding BREX-2 system adenine-specific DNA-methyltransferase PglX — protein MIVRKILLADLQKQVKAAETDLEQQVEAVPEVGTRLRGEYEQARKLGRTAATWNAWLGERITQVAVAWVLGTVFVRFSEDNRLIAEPYITSPDVAGRETAQARFEEYLEKDADPTYRGWLETAFAELGAGQAGRLLFDRDHNPLYQIPLSHDGAGALLAFWREQRVGEVNEDEGADGPVLVHDFSDPLSEDGTEGWDTRFLGDLYQDLSETARKTYALLQTPEFVEEFILDRTMPPAVREFGFEELKMIDPTCGSGHFVLGAFRRLVRMWAEQRPEVGAYERVRAALNSVHGVDLNPFAVAVARFRLLVAAMAASGIRTFEEARRYEWPIQLAVGDSLIKDRQLELQLGLALEEEGGSAAGDPLADFSYATEDVHEHPGILEQERYHVVVGNPPYITVKDKQLNQLYRELYDACAGTYALSVPFAQRFFELAKRGRADGTGYGMVGQITANSFMKREFGTTLIEEYFAHKVELTEVIDTSGAVIPGHGTPTVILVGRPREGSKRQATIRTVRSVQGEPSAPEEGKEAEGLVWRAIVELIDRPGSAGQWVSVDDLERGRYFGKQPWILADGGLELVEALSAATAKSLVNVIDPGIGRAVRVGADSAYVRPSRPTYQTRADKSSLLPFLTGDVVRDWHAAAEDSIWFPYAEGMKTEELQEELWPYRTLLRERRTFQGDMAAAGLNWWDYMQFTSSAYATPLSVMFAFVSTHNHFVLDRGGSVFNRHAPVIKLRDGATEQDHVRLLGLLNSSTAGFWLKMVSHDKGSQGVNEGYKSQAWERFYEFTGSKVGEFPLPAKYPVALAGELDSLAQQLAATTPAALAAKATPLAPTLRAAQASYDSIRGRMIALQEELDWQVYSLYDLHSEDLRLPDTSAVPELALGERAFEIVLARRVAAGEASGEWFKRHASTPITEIPAHWPADYQALVRRRIGVIESNRAIGMVERPEYKRRWATEGWDAMRQKALKSWLLDRVEDRAYWFDANGNPTVITLARLSETLSADEDFTSVAELYAPRQDLVKTVRELLSEEHVPFVSALRYKPSGLKKRADWEQVWKLQREEDAAPDEPAKRKVRERTPVPPKYTSADFLKPSYWRARGKLDVPKERFVSYGTVNAQSPELYGWAGWDHLEQALALASYIQQAGLSDDDLVPYLAGLLELQPWLEQWYGEYDPEFGASPAAEILAFRQQKQGELGLTDDALRAWRPSAASRGRGASKAATSRTRTGTKAAVQTSIIDADNDTVTDAVSGAESA, from the coding sequence GTGATCGTCCGCAAGATCCTCCTCGCCGACCTGCAGAAGCAGGTCAAGGCGGCAGAGACCGATCTGGAACAGCAGGTCGAAGCCGTCCCTGAGGTCGGGACGCGGCTGCGCGGTGAGTATGAGCAGGCCCGGAAGCTGGGCCGTACGGCGGCGACGTGGAACGCCTGGCTTGGCGAGCGGATCACCCAGGTCGCGGTTGCCTGGGTGCTCGGCACGGTCTTCGTGCGGTTCAGCGAGGACAACCGGCTGATTGCCGAGCCGTACATCACCTCCCCCGACGTGGCGGGGCGGGAGACCGCCCAGGCGCGCTTCGAGGAATACCTGGAGAAGGACGCCGACCCGACGTACCGGGGATGGCTGGAGACGGCGTTCGCCGAGCTGGGCGCCGGGCAGGCCGGGCGGCTGCTCTTCGATCGTGACCACAACCCGCTCTACCAGATCCCGCTGTCGCACGACGGCGCCGGCGCGTTGCTCGCATTCTGGCGGGAGCAGCGCGTCGGTGAGGTCAACGAGGACGAAGGGGCGGACGGTCCGGTCCTCGTGCACGACTTCAGCGACCCGCTGAGCGAGGACGGCACCGAGGGCTGGGACACCCGGTTCCTGGGCGACCTGTACCAAGACCTGAGCGAGACGGCCCGCAAGACGTACGCGCTGCTGCAGACACCGGAGTTCGTGGAGGAGTTCATCCTCGACCGGACGATGCCCCCGGCAGTGCGGGAGTTCGGCTTCGAAGAGCTGAAGATGATCGACCCGACGTGCGGGTCTGGCCACTTCGTGCTCGGCGCATTCCGGCGGCTTGTGCGAATGTGGGCCGAGCAGCGGCCTGAGGTCGGCGCTTACGAGCGGGTTCGAGCAGCTCTGAACTCGGTGCACGGGGTGGACCTCAACCCGTTCGCGGTCGCAGTGGCCCGTTTCCGGCTCCTGGTCGCGGCGATGGCTGCGAGCGGCATCAGGACCTTCGAGGAGGCGCGGCGCTACGAGTGGCCCATCCAGCTCGCAGTCGGCGACTCGCTCATCAAGGACCGGCAGCTGGAACTGCAGTTGGGGCTCGCCCTTGAGGAGGAGGGCGGCAGCGCAGCCGGTGACCCGCTGGCCGACTTTTCGTACGCGACGGAGGACGTGCACGAGCATCCCGGGATCCTGGAGCAGGAGCGCTACCACGTGGTCGTAGGCAACCCGCCATACATCACGGTCAAGGACAAGCAACTCAACCAGCTGTACCGGGAGCTGTACGACGCGTGCGCGGGAACATACGCGCTGTCCGTCCCCTTCGCCCAGCGGTTCTTCGAGCTGGCCAAGCGAGGCAGAGCTGACGGAACCGGCTACGGCATGGTCGGTCAGATCACGGCGAACTCGTTCATGAAGCGAGAGTTCGGCACCACGCTCATCGAAGAGTACTTCGCGCACAAGGTCGAGCTGACGGAGGTCATCGACACGTCGGGGGCAGTCATCCCGGGGCATGGGACGCCGACGGTGATTCTCGTCGGGCGACCAAGGGAGGGATCGAAGCGGCAGGCGACGATCCGGACGGTACGCAGCGTGCAAGGGGAGCCTTCAGCACCGGAGGAGGGGAAGGAAGCGGAGGGGCTGGTGTGGCGGGCGATCGTTGAGCTGATCGACCGACCGGGGAGCGCGGGACAGTGGGTGTCAGTGGACGACCTGGAGCGAGGTCGGTATTTCGGGAAGCAGCCGTGGATCCTGGCTGATGGCGGACTGGAGTTGGTTGAAGCCCTGTCAGCGGCGACCGCAAAATCGTTGGTGAATGTCATCGACCCTGGTATCGGTCGCGCCGTCCGCGTAGGCGCCGATAGCGCCTACGTTAGGCCAAGCCGTCCCACATACCAAACCAGAGCCGACAAGTCGAGCCTCCTTCCCTTTCTGACTGGTGATGTCGTCAGAGATTGGCATGCCGCGGCAGAGGATTCCATTTGGTTTCCGTATGCGGAGGGAATGAAGACAGAAGAACTTCAAGAGGAACTCTGGCCTTACCGGACGCTCCTCCGGGAGCGACGTACCTTCCAGGGGGATATGGCTGCCGCTGGCCTCAACTGGTGGGATTACATGCAATTCACGTCATCGGCATACGCTACACCCCTGTCGGTAATGTTTGCATTTGTCTCCACCCATAACCACTTCGTTCTGGACCGAGGTGGGAGTGTCTTTAATCGCCACGCACCTGTAATTAAGCTGCGAGACGGGGCGACTGAGCAGGATCACGTGCGACTGCTCGGGCTGCTCAATAGCTCTACAGCCGGGTTCTGGCTCAAGATGGTCAGCCATGACAAGGGTAGCCAGGGCGTAAACGAGGGCTACAAGTCACAGGCGTGGGAACGCTTCTACGAGTTCACCGGCAGCAAGGTCGGAGAATTCCCGCTTCCTGCTAAGTACCCCGTCGCCCTCGCTGGGGAGCTCGATTCGCTTGCCCAGCAACTCGCAGCGACGACCCCCGCTGCCCTCGCTGCCAAGGCCACCCCCCTTGCTCCGACCCTCCGCGCTGCCCAAGCCAGCTACGACTCGATTCGCGGCCGCATGATCGCCCTCCAGGAGGAGCTGGACTGGCAGGTGTACTCCCTCTACGACCTTCACTCCGAGGATCTGCGCCTGCCCGACACCTCCGCCGTGCCCGAACTTGCCCTTGGCGAGCGGGCTTTCGAGATTGTGCTCGCTCGGCGGGTTGCGGCCGGTGAGGCCAGTGGCGAGTGGTTCAAGCGACACGCCTCCACGCCGATCACGGAGATCCCAGCGCACTGGCCCGCCGACTATCAGGCGCTCGTGCGGAGGCGGATCGGGGTCATCGAGTCGAACCGTGCCATCGGCATGGTGGAGCGTCCCGAGTACAAACGGCGCTGGGCCACTGAGGGTTGGGATGCGATGCGGCAGAAGGCGCTGAAGTCCTGGCTGCTCGACCGGGTCGAGGACCGCGCGTACTGGTTCGACGCCAATGGCAATCCTACTGTCATCACCCTCGCCCGGCTCTCCGAAACCCTCTCCGCTGACGAGGACTTCACGTCCGTTGCTGAGCTGTACGCGCCCCGGCAGGACCTCGTGAAGACCGTGCGGGAGCTGCTGTCCGAGGAGCATGTGCCGTTCGTGTCCGCGCTGCGGTACAAGCCGTCCGGGCTGAAGAAGCGTGCCGACTGGGAACAGGTGTGGAAGTTGCAGCGGGAGGAGGACGCCGCGCCCGACGAGCCCGCCAAGCGGAAGGTCCGTGAGCGGACGCCCGTGCCGCCGAAGTACACCTCGGCGGACTTCCTGAAGCCGAGCTACTGGCGTGCGCGCGGCAAGCTGGATGTGCCCAAGGAGCGGTTCGTGTCCTACGGCACGGTCAACGCGCAGTCGCCGGAGCTGTACGGGTGGGCTGGCTGGGATCACCTGGAGCAGGCACTCGCGCTCGCCTCGTACATCCAGCAGGCTGGGCTCAGCGACGACGACCTCGTGCCTTACCTGGCCGGGCTGCTTGAGCTGCAGCCATGGCTGGAGCAGTGGTATGGCGAATACGACCCCGAGTTCGGGGCGTCGCCGGCCGCCGAGATCCTGGCGTTCAGGCAGCAGAAACAGGGCGAGCTCGGGCTGACCGACGATGCACTGCGGGCCTGGCGTCCGTCGGCCGCCAGCCGTGGACGCGGCGCGTCGAAGGCCGCCACATCGAGGACGCGCACGGGCACGAAGGCCGCCGTCCAGACGTCCATCATCGACGCCGACAACGACACCGTCACCGATGCCGTCAGCGGCGCAGAGTCCGCCTGA